One stretch of Micromonospora cremea DNA includes these proteins:
- a CDS encoding MFS transporter, which yields MAPEVSPRRARAVLVALSLAAFAFITTELLPVGLLTHIAPDLDRTRSQVGLLVTGYAVVVVLASVPLARLTQRIPRRQLLGVTMLLFAAANATAALAPTYAVLAGSRLVTALAQALFWSIATATVTGPFPVAVRGRVVALFATGATLAPVLGVPLGTWLGQQAGWRAAFAVLAGVGLAIAVAVLVLLPSYPPATGGAARGTAPHGRRFALLLIATALSIGGFMTLQTYVTPFLLDVSGFADAVLAPLLFAAGAAGVVGTLAAARTLDTRPIASLLTPLSIGTASLFGLYAVGALRPGAVALLAGIGLAYAAFGSAVQNRMLQLAPGSTDIASAGVSTAFNAGIAGGSLLGGALLPTSGARPLALVGGLLTLAALTLLAVDAWRGHTAGPAPTAARPPTSPAATRQVTPADPDLRKRVVAGRGGCS from the coding sequence ATGGCGCCCGAGGTGTCGCCGCGAAGGGCCAGGGCCGTGCTCGTCGCGCTCTCCCTCGCCGCATTCGCGTTCATCACGACCGAGCTGCTGCCCGTCGGACTGCTCACCCACATCGCACCCGATCTCGACCGGACCCGCTCGCAGGTGGGTCTGCTGGTCACCGGGTACGCCGTCGTGGTCGTGCTGGCGTCCGTGCCGCTGGCCCGACTGACCCAGCGGATCCCCCGGCGTCAACTGCTCGGCGTCACGATGCTCCTGTTCGCCGCCGCGAACGCCACCGCCGCGCTCGCGCCGACGTACGCCGTGCTGGCCGGCTCCCGCCTCGTAACCGCCCTCGCCCAGGCCCTGTTCTGGTCCATCGCCACGGCAACCGTGACCGGGCCCTTCCCGGTCGCGGTGCGCGGCCGGGTGGTAGCGCTGTTCGCGACCGGGGCGACGCTCGCCCCGGTCCTCGGCGTACCCCTCGGCACCTGGCTCGGGCAACAGGCCGGGTGGCGCGCGGCGTTCGCGGTGCTGGCCGGGGTCGGTCTGGCCATCGCCGTCGCGGTGCTCGTCCTGCTTCCGTCCTATCCCCCGGCCACTGGCGGCGCCGCCCGGGGCACCGCACCGCACGGCCGGCGCTTCGCCCTGTTGCTGATCGCAACCGCCCTAAGCATCGGCGGCTTCATGACCCTGCAGACCTACGTCACACCGTTCCTGCTCGACGTCAGCGGCTTCGCCGACGCGGTGCTGGCGCCGCTGCTGTTCGCCGCCGGCGCCGCCGGCGTCGTCGGCACCCTGGCCGCAGCCCGGACCCTGGACACCCGGCCGATCGCTTCCCTGCTGACGCCGCTGAGCATCGGCACGGCCTCTCTGTTCGGCCTGTACGCGGTCGGCGCGCTCCGGCCCGGCGCGGTCGCGCTCCTCGCCGGGATAGGCCTCGCTTACGCGGCGTTCGGCTCCGCCGTGCAGAACCGGATGCTGCAGCTGGCTCCGGGTAGCACCGACATCGCATCGGCCGGCGTCAGCACCGCCTTCAACGCCGGCATTGCCGGCGGATCGCTGCTCGGCGGTGCCCTCCTGCCCACCTCGGGGGCACGCCCGCTGGCACTCGTCGGCGGGCTGCTGACCCTGGCCGCCCTCACGCTGCTCGCCGTAGACGCGTGGCGGGGCCACACCGCCGGACCAGCGCCGACCGCCGCCCGTCCCCCCACCAGCCCCGCAGCTACGCGGCAGGTCACACCCGCCGACCCTGACCTGCGGAAACGAGTAGTCGCAGGCAGGGGTGGGTGCAGTTAG
- a CDS encoding DUF1801 domain-containing protein, which yields MSDDVTQYINKAQPWQIDVCEKLRAMVGQTIPDVEERLQYGKPHYLKNGHYAAVIAVAKDKVSFMMFNATDIPEVKGFLRSLGNGERKAVDIKDGQTVDYGALASILEKTATAL from the coding sequence ATGAGTGACGATGTCACCCAGTACATCAACAAGGCACAGCCGTGGCAGATCGATGTGTGCGAGAAACTACGTGCGATGGTCGGCCAGACCATTCCAGATGTCGAGGAGCGGCTCCAGTACGGCAAGCCGCACTACCTCAAGAACGGGCACTACGCGGCCGTCATCGCGGTGGCCAAGGACAAGGTCTCGTTCATGATGTTCAACGCAACGGACATTCCGGAGGTCAAGGGGTTCCTTCGGTCATTGGGCAACGGTGAGCGCAAAGCCGTTGACATCAAAGACGGGCAGACCGTCGACTACGGCGCACTCGCCAGCATCCTGGAGAAGACCGCGACTGCTCTGTAG
- a CDS encoding poly-gamma-glutamate hydrolase family protein yields MGNLYDNYAQLAAGEEEGVTYTRTALYRPTTSWASIAIHGGGIEAGSGELALAVGDGLMDTYVFAGIKASHNSDLHITSSRFDEPQCLAMVGAADRCISFHGYAGTADQAETALGGLDADLQQSISAALIDKGFRVISASSEVAGTYPGNICNKDRRGAGVQLELSHALRKSFFPTEDLSRAMRDSGQRTARFYDYVEAIKSVVTTFQPAS; encoded by the coding sequence GTGGGCAACCTTTATGACAACTACGCCCAGTTGGCTGCCGGCGAGGAAGAGGGCGTTACCTACACCCGGACCGCGCTTTACCGACCCACCACGTCGTGGGCTTCCATCGCGATCCACGGGGGCGGCATAGAAGCCGGTAGCGGTGAGTTGGCGCTCGCCGTAGGCGACGGACTCATGGACACGTATGTGTTCGCCGGCATCAAAGCCAGCCACAACTCCGATCTGCACATCACCTCTTCGCGTTTCGATGAGCCGCAATGTCTAGCTATGGTTGGGGCGGCGGACAGATGCATATCCTTCCATGGCTACGCCGGCACCGCCGACCAGGCAGAAACGGCCCTTGGGGGGCTGGACGCCGACCTGCAGCAAAGCATCTCGGCCGCGCTGATCGACAAAGGCTTCCGGGTCATATCGGCCTCGAGCGAGGTGGCCGGCACCTACCCCGGCAACATCTGCAACAAGGATCGACGAGGAGCGGGGGTACAGCTAGAACTCTCTCACGCTCTGCGCAAGTCGTTCTTTCCCACCGAGGACTTGTCCCGGGCAATGAGAGACTCGGGGCAACGGACGGCGCGTTTCTACGACTACGTCGAGGCCATCAAGTCGGTGGTCACTACTTTTCAGCCGGCGTCGTGA
- a CDS encoding thiamine pyrophosphate-binding protein — protein MRVAEVVGRVLYGHGAPYVFGVVGSGNFHVTNALVAAGARFVAAAHEGGAASMADGYARTSGTVGLLSVHQGPGVTNALTGLTEAAKSRTAMVVLAPEATAPRSNFFIDLPALATSVGADFHRVRATHAAEDAGAAYRAAARGATVVLGLPLEVQRTATEPWSGPVPAVAPTPATAPQVEPLLAALQAARRPVFIAGRGARAAREPLTRLADACGALLAVSAAAKGLFAGNPWNIDVAGGFATPLAAELIGAADLVVAWGSTLNMWTTRHGELIPPSAVVVQVDHDPAAFGVNRPVDLTVAGEVAAVAGAVLSRLGAGSTGPVDVGTGGWRTPELAQRIRDHGRWRTVPYRDEGDSARAGAPATIDPRTLSAALDDLLPPDRTVVVDSGNFMGYPSMWLDVPDVAGFCFTQAFQSIGLGLASALGAAVARPDRLTVAAVGDGGFVMSATELVTAVRLALPLLVVIYDDAAYGAEVHHFGPDGHPLETVTFPETDLAAIARGYGCDGLTVRTVDDLGPVRRWLAGPRTRPLVVDAKVCAARGSWWLEEAFRGH, from the coding sequence ATGCGGGTAGCCGAGGTGGTCGGGCGGGTTCTGTACGGACACGGGGCACCCTACGTCTTCGGGGTGGTCGGCAGCGGCAACTTCCATGTCACGAACGCGCTTGTGGCGGCCGGCGCCCGGTTCGTGGCGGCGGCCCACGAGGGCGGGGCGGCGAGCATGGCGGACGGGTACGCCCGCACCTCCGGGACGGTGGGCCTGCTCTCGGTGCACCAGGGTCCGGGCGTCACCAACGCGCTGACCGGCCTCACCGAGGCCGCGAAGAGCCGTACCGCGATGGTGGTCCTGGCCCCGGAGGCGACCGCGCCCCGGTCGAACTTCTTCATCGACCTGCCGGCGCTCGCCACCTCGGTCGGGGCCGACTTTCACCGGGTACGCGCGACGCACGCGGCCGAGGACGCTGGCGCGGCGTACCGGGCCGCCGCCCGGGGCGCGACGGTGGTGCTGGGCCTCCCGTTGGAGGTGCAGCGCACCGCGACCGAGCCGTGGTCCGGTCCGGTCCCTGCGGTCGCGCCGACCCCGGCCACCGCCCCGCAGGTCGAGCCGTTGCTGGCCGCGCTCCAGGCCGCACGTCGACCGGTCTTCATCGCGGGTCGGGGCGCCCGGGCGGCCCGGGAACCGCTGACCCGGCTCGCCGACGCGTGCGGCGCGCTGCTCGCGGTCTCCGCCGCGGCGAAGGGACTGTTCGCCGGGAACCCGTGGAACATCGACGTGGCCGGCGGCTTCGCCACCCCGCTCGCCGCCGAGCTGATCGGCGCGGCGGACCTGGTCGTCGCGTGGGGCAGCACGCTGAACATGTGGACCACCCGGCACGGCGAACTGATCCCGCCCTCCGCCGTCGTCGTCCAGGTAGACCACGACCCGGCCGCGTTCGGGGTGAACCGCCCGGTTGACCTGACAGTGGCCGGCGAGGTGGCGGCGGTCGCCGGGGCGGTGCTCAGTCGGCTGGGCGCCGGCTCCACGGGGCCCGTGGACGTCGGTACCGGCGGCTGGCGTACGCCCGAGCTGGCACAACGGATTCGCGACCACGGCCGGTGGCGGACGGTCCCGTACCGGGACGAGGGTGACTCGGCGCGGGCCGGCGCACCGGCGACGATCGACCCGAGGACGCTCTCGGCCGCCCTGGACGACCTGCTGCCGCCCGACCGGACGGTGGTGGTCGACTCCGGCAACTTCATGGGCTACCCGTCGATGTGGCTCGACGTGCCGGACGTGGCCGGATTCTGTTTCACCCAGGCGTTCCAGTCGATAGGGCTCGGCCTGGCCAGTGCGCTGGGCGCGGCGGTCGCCCGGCCGGACCGGCTCACCGTCGCCGCGGTCGGCGACGGTGGCTTCGTCATGTCCGCGACCGAACTGGTCACCGCCGTCCGGCTGGCGCTACCCCTCCTCGTGGTGATCTACGACGACGCGGCGTACGGCGCCGAGGTGCACCATTTCGGCCCGGACGGGCACCCGTTGGAGACGGTCACCTTCCCCGAGACCGACCTGGCCGCGATCGCCCGTGGTTACGGCTGCGACGGGTTGACCGTCCGGACCGTCGACGATCTCGGGCCGGTACGCCGCTGGCTCGCTGGTCCCCGTACCCGGCCGCTGGTGGTCGACGCCAAGGTCTGCGCCGCGCGCGGCTCATGGTGGCTGGAGGAAGCGTTCCGCGGCCACTGA
- a CDS encoding ATP-binding protein yields MTVVYPAGASKREIEVLVMLGARLSNADIAGRLHISVRTVEHHVSALLRKFGVADRSALAELAVQAQAGAPVPRRLAGLPPALTTFIGRSAEREHLMETLRGTRLVTVVGPGGMGKTRLAGQVAAAAGPSFPSGGAFVDLVPARGGYVAQAVATALGVSERPQQSLEDAVVERLGESRSLLVLDNCEHVIDVVAPFAERVLAACPGTHILATSRERLGVRGERTVPLGPLPLESDAERLFIDRAADPGFAADPVVVAKLCARLDGMPLAIELAAARSATLGENGLLAALDDQLRLVAGGRGVDERHRSLRAVIGWSHDLLDDEEQALFRRLAVFAGAFDLTAVAEVSPAGSTRGAVADVLGRLADKSLVSVHRRGGAARWRLLQTVRAFAIEQLDVSGERPEIQDRHLRWAADVATELETRLDGDEWYEEFDGVADDLRAALAVAPEGPGELPHRLAQALAHLAYTRRFLMESLGHYRTAAERAPAPGEAAADLRAAAAVSHAIGDDGQRPFDLLLAAAQRARVAGDRGATAIALAQAVTTARRHPAGFAAEVPYERLRDLLDEAASAADGSSDAVVAARLTEAAAWAATADRYEADPALAEAAVAAARATGDPVLISAALDTVATANMVAGRAADVRRIMDERLALLPAMSRHDPNAAPEIVDTYRMAHLAALGGGDLPAALSIGQRTMDDDLAGSSYYSAALLITPLVLRGRFDEALRMAGTAWEGWRRAGRPRTGTMSPPMAAVALVHGLRGDDEGHALWRSRAIEVIGELPPHSTFVSMVDARLAVHAGRVEDAAALVRLTFNGIRSWSPPYSRAVGVELAVIAGLPDAPELLSAAERHENAWAAACTARARGRLYGDTAALTAAVAGWEHIGARFERASTLLLLPDRAAEGRRDLDALGVEVAAQRV; encoded by the coding sequence ATGACCGTCGTGTATCCCGCCGGAGCGTCGAAGCGAGAGATCGAGGTGCTCGTGATGCTCGGCGCGCGCCTGTCGAACGCCGACATCGCCGGCCGGCTGCACATCTCCGTGCGGACCGTGGAGCATCACGTCTCCGCGCTGCTACGCAAGTTCGGCGTGGCCGACCGGAGTGCGCTCGCCGAACTCGCCGTACAGGCGCAGGCGGGGGCGCCCGTGCCGAGGCGGTTGGCCGGCCTGCCACCGGCACTCACCACCTTCATCGGAAGGAGCGCCGAGCGCGAGCACCTGATGGAGACGCTGCGCGGCACCCGACTCGTGACGGTGGTGGGACCAGGCGGGATGGGGAAGACCCGGCTGGCGGGCCAGGTCGCCGCGGCGGCGGGGCCCTCGTTTCCCTCCGGCGGCGCGTTCGTCGACCTCGTCCCGGCCCGTGGCGGGTACGTCGCACAGGCGGTGGCCACCGCGCTCGGCGTCAGCGAGCGCCCCCAGCAGTCGCTGGAGGACGCTGTCGTGGAGCGGCTCGGAGAGAGTCGATCGCTGCTGGTGCTGGACAACTGCGAGCATGTGATCGACGTGGTGGCACCGTTCGCGGAGCGGGTGCTGGCCGCCTGCCCGGGTACCCACATCCTCGCCACCAGCAGAGAACGCCTCGGCGTACGGGGTGAGCGAACCGTACCGCTGGGCCCGCTGCCGCTGGAGTCCGACGCCGAGCGACTCTTCATCGACCGCGCCGCGGACCCCGGGTTCGCTGCGGACCCCGTGGTGGTCGCCAAGCTGTGCGCGCGACTGGACGGTATGCCGCTGGCGATCGAGTTGGCCGCGGCCCGCAGTGCCACCCTGGGCGAGAACGGGTTGTTGGCCGCGCTCGATGACCAGCTACGGCTGGTGGCCGGCGGTAGGGGTGTGGACGAGCGGCACCGCTCGCTGCGCGCGGTCATCGGCTGGAGTCACGACCTGCTCGATGACGAGGAACAGGCGTTGTTCCGGCGGCTCGCGGTCTTCGCCGGGGCGTTCGACCTCACCGCCGTCGCCGAGGTGAGCCCTGCCGGGAGCACCCGCGGTGCGGTTGCCGACGTGCTTGGCAGGCTGGCGGACAAGAGCCTGGTCAGCGTGCACCGCCGGGGCGGAGCGGCCCGGTGGCGACTGCTGCAGACGGTGCGCGCCTTCGCGATCGAACAGCTGGACGTGTCGGGCGAGCGGCCGGAGATCCAGGACCGGCACCTGCGCTGGGCGGCGGACGTCGCCACCGAGCTGGAGACGAGGCTGGACGGCGACGAGTGGTACGAAGAGTTCGACGGCGTCGCCGACGATCTGAGAGCCGCCCTCGCCGTCGCCCCCGAAGGCCCGGGTGAGCTGCCGCACCGGCTGGCCCAGGCACTGGCACACCTCGCCTACACACGGCGGTTCCTGATGGAATCGCTCGGCCACTACCGGACCGCCGCCGAACGGGCCCCCGCTCCGGGCGAGGCCGCGGCGGACCTGCGCGCGGCCGCCGCCGTCTCCCATGCGATCGGCGACGACGGTCAGCGGCCCTTCGACCTGCTGCTCGCCGCCGCGCAGCGGGCCCGGGTGGCCGGGGATCGTGGGGCCACGGCCATCGCGCTGGCGCAGGCGGTCACCACCGCGCGACGGCACCCGGCAGGGTTCGCCGCCGAGGTTCCGTACGAGCGCCTGCGTGACCTCCTCGACGAGGCGGCGTCGGCAGCTGACGGGTCGAGCGACGCCGTGGTGGCGGCCCGCCTCACCGAGGCGGCGGCCTGGGCCGCGACCGCCGACAGGTACGAGGCCGACCCGGCGCTCGCCGAGGCCGCCGTGGCAGCCGCCCGGGCAACCGGCGATCCGGTGCTGATCAGCGCGGCTCTGGACACGGTGGCCACCGCCAACATGGTGGCGGGGCGGGCCGCGGACGTTCGTCGGATCATGGACGAACGGTTGGCCCTGCTGCCCGCGATGTCCCGGCACGACCCGAACGCCGCCCCGGAGATCGTCGACACGTACCGGATGGCCCACCTGGCTGCCCTCGGCGGCGGTGACCTGCCGGCCGCCCTGTCGATCGGCCAGCGGACCATGGACGACGACCTCGCCGGCAGCTCCTATTACTCGGCCGCCCTCCTGATCACGCCGCTGGTGCTCCGCGGACGCTTCGACGAGGCGCTGCGGATGGCGGGCACCGCGTGGGAGGGTTGGCGGCGGGCCGGCCGACCGCGCACCGGCACGATGTCGCCGCCGATGGCCGCGGTCGCCCTCGTCCACGGGCTACGCGGCGACGACGAGGGGCACGCGCTGTGGCGCTCTCGCGCGATCGAGGTCATCGGGGAGCTACCCCCGCACTCCACGTTCGTGTCGATGGTCGACGCGCGGCTCGCCGTACACGCGGGGCGGGTCGAGGACGCGGCCGCGCTTGTCCGCCTGACGTTCAACGGCATCCGCAGCTGGTCTCCGCCCTACTCGCGGGCAGTGGGCGTCGAACTGGCCGTCATCGCCGGGCTTCCCGACGCGCCGGAGCTGCTGTCGGCCGCCGAGCGGCACGAGAACGCGTGGGCCGCCGCCTGCACCGCCCGGGCCCGAGGCCGCCTCTACGGCGACACCGCAGCCCTCACCGCGGCCGTGGCGGGGTGGGAGCACATCGGCGCCCGGTTCGAACGGGCGTCCACGCTCCTGCTGCTGCCGGACCGTGCCGCCGAAGGCCGCCGGGACCTGGACGCCCTCGGCGTCGAGGTCGCGGCTCAACGAGTGTGA
- a CDS encoding cyclase family protein, whose protein sequence is MPTQDDVLGYFSTLSNWGRWGDDDELGTLNHITDDVRLAAARAVRHGRSVSCAWEVAVPEDMERSTTTCPCAADMPGAENMPVPGFHADRRWGFSSERLGVTFHGNTLTHVDSPCHIFWDGTMYNGRSHSLVDAATGSAWAAVTAAANGIITRGVLLDIARVRDVPWLEPGQGVFPDDLEEAERRQGVRVRSGDAVLLRTGYGRVRHEAGAASGFTQAGWHASCLPWLHEREVALIGADTPQDVQPSGYEDVLMPVHAVSLVAMGLWLLDNCDLEVCATTAAELGQWDFQLAVAPVRFAGTSGSPVNPIATF, encoded by the coding sequence ATGCCCACACAGGACGACGTGCTCGGGTACTTCAGCACGCTGTCGAACTGGGGACGGTGGGGCGACGACGACGAGCTCGGGACTCTGAACCACATCACCGACGACGTCCGGCTGGCGGCGGCGCGGGCTGTGCGCCACGGCAGGAGCGTGTCGTGCGCATGGGAGGTTGCCGTACCGGAAGACATGGAGCGGTCGACGACGACGTGCCCGTGCGCCGCCGACATGCCGGGTGCCGAGAACATGCCGGTGCCCGGCTTTCACGCCGACCGGCGCTGGGGCTTTTCGTCCGAGCGGCTCGGCGTCACGTTCCACGGCAACACCCTCACCCACGTCGACTCGCCGTGCCACATCTTCTGGGACGGCACGATGTACAACGGGCGGTCGCACTCGTTGGTCGACGCCGCAACGGGATCGGCGTGGGCGGCCGTCACGGCGGCGGCGAACGGAATCATCACGCGTGGTGTCCTGCTGGACATTGCGAGAGTCCGCGATGTGCCGTGGTTGGAACCGGGGCAGGGTGTGTTTCCCGACGATCTCGAGGAGGCCGAGCGTCGCCAGGGTGTGCGGGTGCGATCCGGCGATGCGGTACTCCTGCGGACCGGCTATGGCCGCGTCCGGCACGAGGCCGGTGCGGCCAGCGGTTTCACGCAGGCGGGCTGGCACGCGTCCTGCCTGCCGTGGCTGCATGAACGCGAGGTCGCGCTGATCGGCGCTGACACCCCCCAGGACGTTCAGCCGTCAGGGTACGAAGACGTATTGATGCCGGTTCACGCCGTGAGCCTCGTCGCGATGGGTCTGTGGCTTCTCGACAACTGCGACCTGGAGGTGTGCGCGACGACGGCTGCCGAGCTCGGCCAGTGGGACTTCCAGCTCGCGGTCGCGCCGGTCCGCTTCGCCGGTACGTCCGGCAGCCCGGTCAACCCGATCGCCACATTCTGA
- a CDS encoding dihydrofolate reductase family protein: protein MGRVVLSIFTTVDGVVDDPQRFTFQFVSEDSMRTGLEQLRAADALLLGRVTYEGFAASWPDMTDEAGFADKMNSMPKYVVSTTLRRGEWNNTTVISENVAGTITKLKAQVDGDILIYGSVALVRWLLRHELVDELRLVTYPVVMGGGVRLFAESGATVLRLVDARAFDSGVVVLTYAPSRGDLLGWEQESETPAADG from the coding sequence ATGGGGCGGGTCGTCCTGTCCATCTTCACGACCGTCGACGGGGTCGTCGACGACCCGCAGCGGTTCACCTTCCAGTTCGTCAGCGAGGACTCCATGCGGACCGGGCTGGAGCAGCTCCGGGCCGCCGACGCACTGCTGCTCGGCCGGGTCACCTATGAAGGGTTCGCTGCCTCTTGGCCGGACATGACCGACGAGGCTGGGTTCGCCGACAAGATGAACAGCATGCCCAAGTACGTCGTCTCGACGACGTTGAGGCGGGGCGAGTGGAACAACACCACCGTGATCAGCGAGAACGTCGCCGGGACGATCACGAAGCTGAAGGCCCAGGTGGATGGCGACATCCTGATCTACGGCAGTGTCGCACTGGTCAGGTGGTTGCTGCGCCACGAACTCGTCGATGAACTGCGCCTGGTCACCTACCCGGTGGTGATGGGTGGTGGCGTGCGCCTCTTCGCGGAGTCGGGCGCGACGGTCCTTCGGTTGGTCGACGCGCGGGCGTTCGACTCGGGTGTGGTCGTGCTGACCTATGCTCCGAGCCGGGGTGACCTCCTCGGGTGGGAGCAGGAGTCCGAGACTCCTGCCGCTGACGGGTGA
- a CDS encoding cyclase family protein, with the protein MSGRLRAVGKLALRPAQLIVGGLPRALTAETAAAALRNIRPRAALARTLRKVALELLREVRRLDRRITEATATLSAAVTDSGTPVHEPRGGQRRRHAPSEGPSWSSGAVYRRRMTVLQEFVAALSSGRIQVVDLTAPLSDQTPILGLPEQFGQTWPFRLSEISRYDDRGPAWYWNNFSTGEHTGTHFDAPVHWVTGQRGADVSQVPVSQLIAPAVVIDHAADAADDPDFLLEVEHIKAWEAEHGALPTGGWLLYRTGWDAYGDDPERYANAGRTPGISVECARWLAEESPIQGVGVETVGTDAGAAHSFDPPFPCHSFLLGQEKYGLTQLRNLAQLPATGAVVIAGPLPIVSGSGSPCRVLALVDR; encoded by the coding sequence ATGTCTGGACGTCTGCGAGCGGTCGGCAAGCTAGCCCTCAGACCAGCCCAGCTCATCGTCGGTGGCCTGCCCCGCGCGCTGACCGCCGAGACCGCAGCCGCCGCGCTGCGCAACATCCGCCCCCGCGCCGCGCTGGCCCGGACTCTGCGGAAGGTCGCTCTGGAACTGCTCAGGGAAGTCCGCCGCCTCGACCGGCGCATCACCGAGGCAACAGCGACCCTGTCCGCCGCCGTCACAGACTCAGGCACCCCGGTCCACGAGCCGCGGGGCGGGCAGCGCCGCCGGCACGCCCCGTCTGAGGGTCCATCGTGGAGCAGCGGCGCGGTGTACCGTCGCCGCATGACGGTGCTGCAGGAGTTTGTCGCCGCTCTTTCCAGCGGCCGGATCCAGGTTGTCGACCTCACCGCTCCGCTCTCGGACCAGACCCCGATCCTGGGTCTGCCCGAGCAGTTCGGCCAGACCTGGCCGTTCCGGCTCAGCGAGATCAGCCGGTACGACGACCGCGGTCCGGCCTGGTACTGGAACAACTTCTCCACCGGCGAACACACCGGCACCCACTTCGACGCCCCGGTGCACTGGGTCACCGGTCAACGGGGCGCGGACGTGTCGCAGGTCCCGGTGAGCCAGTTGATCGCCCCGGCGGTGGTGATCGACCACGCCGCCGACGCCGCCGACGACCCTGACTTCCTGCTCGAGGTCGAGCACATCAAGGCGTGGGAGGCGGAACACGGTGCCCTGCCCACCGGTGGCTGGCTGCTCTACCGCACCGGCTGGGACGCGTACGGCGACGACCCGGAGCGGTACGCCAACGCCGGGCGTACCCCGGGCATCTCCGTCGAGTGCGCCCGCTGGCTGGCCGAGGAGTCGCCGATCCAGGGCGTCGGGGTGGAGACGGTCGGCACTGACGCGGGCGCAGCGCATTCGTTCGACCCGCCGTTCCCGTGCCACTCGTTCCTGCTCGGCCAGGAGAAGTACGGCCTGACCCAGCTACGTAACCTGGCGCAGTTGCCGGCGACCGGCGCGGTGGTGATCGCCGGACCACTGCCGATCGTCTCCGGGTCCGGCAGCCCGTGCCGGGTCCTCGCGCTGGTCGACCGGTAG
- a CDS encoding CapA family protein, translating into MKWARSFVALAATLTVTACDAVRTPPAAAPTRSAPAGSPSHPAEITLAFAGDVHFADRTADLLGYPATAFGSISSTLSAADLAMVNLETAVTTRGTPEPKEFHFRAPASAYDAVKAAGIDVVSIANNHALDYGRTGLADTVDAARTVGLPAVGAGADAAAAYRPWITEIRGTKIAVLGFSQVSELWSEWKATDTRAGIAMTRDLPRTVAAVRAARRQASVVVVYVHWGTEGEACPPAEARAFAREMAEAGATIVVGTHAHLLLGDGWLGKTFVQYGLGNFLWWRDDAYSNDTGVLRVTLDASAISKTELVPAAISRRTGRPELADGEDKARIGQEYAGLRACTGLAASPAT; encoded by the coding sequence GTGAAGTGGGCACGTTCCTTCGTCGCGCTGGCGGCGACCCTGACTGTTACGGCGTGCGATGCTGTCCGGACCCCGCCGGCCGCTGCGCCCACCCGCTCCGCCCCTGCAGGCTCCCCGTCGCACCCCGCCGAGATCACCTTGGCCTTCGCGGGCGACGTGCACTTCGCCGACCGTACGGCCGATCTGCTGGGCTACCCGGCGACCGCGTTCGGGTCGATCTCGTCGACGCTGTCGGCCGCAGACCTGGCGATGGTCAACCTGGAAACGGCGGTCACCACACGCGGGACTCCCGAGCCGAAGGAGTTCCATTTCCGGGCGCCGGCAAGCGCGTATGACGCGGTAAAGGCCGCCGGCATCGACGTCGTGTCGATCGCGAACAACCACGCGTTGGACTACGGGCGGACGGGGCTGGCCGACACCGTGGACGCAGCCAGGACCGTCGGATTGCCGGCCGTCGGGGCGGGGGCCGACGCGGCGGCGGCGTACAGGCCGTGGATCACCGAGATACGCGGTACCAAAATCGCTGTCCTCGGCTTCAGCCAGGTCTCCGAGCTGTGGTCGGAGTGGAAAGCCACCGACACCCGGGCCGGCATCGCGATGACCCGGGACCTGCCGCGCACCGTCGCGGCGGTGCGCGCCGCCCGGCGCCAGGCCAGCGTGGTCGTCGTCTACGTCCACTGGGGCACGGAGGGCGAGGCGTGTCCACCTGCCGAGGCTCGCGCGTTCGCTCGCGAGATGGCCGAGGCGGGTGCCACGATCGTGGTCGGCACCCACGCCCACCTACTGCTCGGCGACGGGTGGCTCGGCAAGACCTTTGTCCAGTACGGACTCGGCAACTTCCTTTGGTGGCGTGACGACGCTTACAGCAACGACACTGGGGTGCTGCGGGTGACCCTCGACGCTTCGGCGATCTCGAAGACGGAACTGGTGCCCGCGGCAATCTCCCGACGCACCGGTCGACCCGAACTCGCCGACGGCGAGGACAAGGCCCGGATCGGCCAGGAGTACGCGGGCCTCCGCGCCTGCACCGGACTCGCCGCGAGCCCCGCCACATAG
- a CDS encoding GIY-YIG nuclease family protein: protein MRRHRSRCRRSVVSGGRRAGRRLDPLDRVRELSDAFVPFNFDVHALFSEDAVGIEAKTHTRLADRRVNLIKPAASHRGRAGRLFLDLERRGRRR from the coding sequence CTGCGGCGGCATCGTTCCCGGTGCCGCCGCAGTGTCGTATCCGGCGGCCGTCGTGCCGGCCGCCGCCTCGACCCACTGGACCGAGTCCGGGAACTGAGCGACGCCTTCGTCCCTTTTAACTTCGACGTTCACGCGCTCTTCTCGGAGGACGCCGTCGGCATCGAAGCCAAGACGCACACCCGCCTGGCCGACCGAAGGGTCAACCTCATCAAACCAGCGGCGTCTCACCGTGGCCGGGCTGGCCGACTATTTCTGGATCTGGAACGGCGTGGTAGGCGTCGATGA